The following are from one region of the Phyllostomus discolor isolate MPI-MPIP mPhyDis1 chromosome 9, mPhyDis1.pri.v3, whole genome shotgun sequence genome:
- the LOC114507012 gene encoding LOW QUALITY PROTEIN: translationally-controlled tumor protein-like (The sequence of the model RefSeq protein was modified relative to this genomic sequence to represent the inferred CDS: deleted 1 base in 1 codon), which translates to MIISQDVIRHDEMFDVCKIWEVADRLCLEEEGKMVNGTKGNMDDLFIDGNSSTEGPEGEGTQSTVIPGVDIVKNHHLQETSFKKKPKSTPKCTLNQSKGNEEQRPEGVQPFMTGATEQIQHILANFKNCQFFIGENVHPDGRVALLEYHEDSMTPYMISFKDGLEMEEC; encoded by the exons ATGATCATCTCCCAGGACGTCATCAGGCATGATGAGATGTTCGATGTCTGCAAGATCTGGGAGGTTGCAGATAGGCTGTgcctggaggaagaggggaagatgGTCAATGGGACCAAGGGTAACATGGATGATTTGTTTATTGACGGAAATTCCTCCACGGAAGGCCCAGAGGGTGAAGGTACCCAAAGCACTGTAATCCCTGGTGTTGACATTGTCAAGAACCATCATTTGCAGGAAACCAGCTTCAAAAAGAAGCCTAAAAGTACACCAAAGTGTACATTAAATCAatcaaagggaaatgaagaacagaGACCAGAAGGAGTACAGCCTTTTATGACAGGGGCTACAGAACAAATCCAGCACATCCTTGCCAATTTCAAAAACTGCCAGTTCTTCATC GGTGAAAATGTGCATCCAGATGGCAGGGTTGCTCTATTGGAGTACCATGAGGACAGTATGACCCCATATATGATTTCCTTTAAGGATGGCTTAGAAATGGAAGAATGTTAA